A part of Streptomyces sp. NBC_00557 genomic DNA contains:
- a CDS encoding TetR/AcrR family transcriptional regulator, whose product MTPIRHNGSDNDHVLDAVRDCVLAVGVRRTTLADVARRAGVSRMTLYRRWPDLRTLVGDLMTREWIEVATRAIPEPTAGTDTRTRIVDGLVAGVEAFRAHPLFRKIVDVDPELLLPYVLDRRGASQEALLALLADGLRDGHADGSVRRGHVERQARALLLTVQSFTLSLRTMTDEDDPELDSAAFLGELRTLLERTLTP is encoded by the coding sequence ATGACGCCTATTCGTCACAACGGTTCGGACAACGATCACGTGCTCGACGCGGTGCGCGACTGTGTGCTGGCCGTCGGGGTCCGCCGCACCACCCTCGCCGACGTGGCCCGCCGCGCCGGCGTCTCACGGATGACCCTGTACCGGCGCTGGCCGGATCTGCGGACCCTGGTCGGCGATCTGATGACCCGTGAGTGGATCGAGGTCGCCACCCGGGCGATCCCCGAGCCCACGGCCGGCACGGACACCCGCACCCGGATCGTGGACGGACTGGTGGCGGGCGTCGAGGCCTTCCGGGCCCACCCGCTGTTCCGCAAGATCGTCGACGTCGATCCCGAGCTGCTGCTGCCCTATGTGCTCGACCGGCGCGGAGCCAGCCAGGAGGCGCTGCTGGCGCTGCTGGCCGACGGGCTGCGCGACGGCCACGCGGACGGCTCCGTGCGCCGCGGGCATGTCGAACGGCAGGCCCGCGCCCTGCTGCTGACCGTGCAGTCCTTCACCCTGTCCCTGCGCACGATGACCGACGAGGACGATCCGGAGCTGGACTCCGCCGCCTTCCTCGGCGAGTTGCGGACCCTTCTGGAGAGGACCCTCACGCCATGA
- a CDS encoding NUDIX hydrolase: MTLEPAAGAVQAVVLYDGRLLLVDDGGGWALPSGTPEPAESPAATAARVVYELTGYLVDGTEALTPQDGAPAVVCQLLSETPSDGASLAPDRVRWAPIPETAGVTLPAAVHQYLQGHTPV; encoded by the coding sequence ATGACGCTGGAACCCGCCGCAGGCGCGGTGCAGGCGGTCGTGCTGTACGACGGACGGCTGCTGCTCGTGGACGACGGCGGCGGCTGGGCACTGCCGTCCGGCACGCCCGAGCCCGCCGAGTCGCCCGCCGCCACCGCGGCACGCGTCGTCTACGAACTCACCGGGTACCTCGTCGACGGCACCGAGGCGCTGACCCCGCAGGACGGCGCCCCGGCGGTGGTGTGCCAGCTGCTCAGCGAGACCCCGTCGGACGGGGCGAGCCTCGCGCCGGACCGGGTGCGCTGGGCACCGATACCCGAGACCGCCGGCGTGACACTCCCGGCAGCCGTCCACCAGTACCTGCAGGGACACACACCCGTGTGA
- a CDS encoding diacylglycerol kinase family protein, producing the protein MRQFTAVVNPTAGGSTGAATLLHLARLLREAGAELETEYSHSLAHAQDIARRAGERGRIVLAVGGDGIAGGIGGALSGTGTVLGLVPAGRGNDFARALNLPADPTALAGILLHAEPRPVDTIEVESAGRPPTVVLGSVYAGVDAVANRYANHARLLRGSASYYAGGLRAVAAWRPADYRVTVDGEEHTHRGYTVVAANSPYYGSGRLIAPDARVDDGLLDVVMIREAPRRLFFTLMNELKTGGHVHRPEVRVLRGRDLRIEANRPVPYGADGEVDATLPVTARVRPADLPMLY; encoded by the coding sequence ATGCGCCAGTTCACCGCCGTCGTCAACCCCACCGCGGGCGGCTCCACCGGGGCGGCGACCCTGCTGCACCTGGCCCGGCTGCTGCGCGAGGCCGGAGCCGAGCTGGAGACGGAGTACAGCCACAGCCTCGCGCACGCCCAGGACATCGCCCGCCGCGCCGGAGAGCGCGGCCGGATCGTGCTGGCCGTCGGCGGCGACGGCATCGCCGGCGGCATCGGCGGCGCGCTCAGCGGCACCGGAACCGTCCTCGGCCTGGTGCCCGCCGGACGCGGCAACGACTTCGCCCGCGCCCTGAACCTGCCCGCCGACCCCACCGCACTCGCCGGCATCCTGCTGCACGCCGAGCCCCGGCCGGTCGACACCATCGAGGTGGAGTCGGCCGGCCGCCCGCCCACCGTGGTCCTGGGCAGCGTCTACGCCGGCGTGGACGCCGTGGCCAACCGGTACGCCAACCACGCCCGGCTGCTGCGCGGCTCCGCCTCCTACTACGCGGGCGGCCTGCGCGCCGTCGCCGCCTGGCGGCCGGCCGACTACCGCGTCACCGTCGACGGCGAGGAGCACACCCACCGCGGCTACACCGTGGTCGCCGCCAACTCCCCCTACTACGGCTCCGGCCGGCTCATCGCCCCCGACGCGCGGGTCGACGACGGACTGCTGGACGTGGTGATGATCCGCGAGGCGCCGCGCAGGCTGTTCTTCACCCTCATGAACGAACTGAAGACCGGCGGCCATGTGCACCGCCCCGAGGTGCGTGTGCTGCGCGGCAGGGACCTGCGCATCGAGGCGAACAGACCCGTCCCCTACGGCGCCGACGGCGAGGTCGACGCCACCCTGCCGGTCACGGCACGGGTACGGCCCGCGGACCTGCCGATGCTGTACTGA
- a CDS encoding FAD-binding oxidoreductase, which yields MDMLWNGWGDPAKAAPLPEAVTGLLRDLLGVKPRSTPALRLEDIDLPAPAARPDALAALAEAVGGEDHVRTDTESRVRHTRGKSTPDLLRIRGGDFSDVPQAVVLPGSHDEVLAVLRTCAAHGLAVVPFGGGTSVVGGLAPKRSVFIALDLRRMNGLLDLDPVSRTAVLQPGLRAPEAEALLAGHGFTLGHFPQSFEWATIGGFAAARSSGQASAGYGRFDEMVLGLTLATPEGTLETGRAPRSAAGPDLRQLILGSEGAFGVITSVTVRIRPLPQTRIYEGWRFASFEEGAAALRRLTQDGPRPTVLRLSDETETLIGLTQPDAIGGDLSQSGAGCLAITGYEGTPEDTAQRRAQGAAVLTACGGTLLGAEPGERWAHGRYSAPYLRDALLDVGAFAETLETAAFWSRVPELYRAVRTALTDTLTQAGTPPLVMCHISHVYENGASLYFTVVSAQGEDPVAHWTPAKHAANEAVLAAGGTISHHHGVGTDHRDWYVREAGPLGISALRAVKRRLDPEGLLNPGVLLPAD from the coding sequence ATGGACATGCTGTGGAACGGCTGGGGCGACCCGGCCAAGGCGGCGCCCCTGCCCGAGGCGGTGACCGGACTGCTGCGCGACCTGCTCGGCGTCAAGCCCCGCAGCACCCCCGCCCTCCGCCTCGAGGACATCGACCTGCCCGCCCCCGCGGCCCGCCCCGACGCGCTCGCGGCGCTCGCCGAAGCCGTGGGCGGCGAGGACCACGTCCGCACCGACACCGAGAGCCGCGTCCGCCACACCCGCGGCAAGTCCACCCCGGACCTGCTGCGCATCCGCGGCGGGGACTTCTCCGACGTGCCGCAGGCCGTGGTCCTGCCCGGCTCCCACGACGAGGTCCTCGCCGTCCTGCGCACCTGCGCCGCGCACGGCCTCGCCGTCGTCCCCTTCGGCGGCGGCACCTCGGTCGTCGGCGGACTCGCCCCGAAACGCAGCGTGTTCATCGCCCTGGACCTGCGCCGTATGAACGGCCTGCTCGACCTGGACCCCGTCTCGCGCACCGCCGTGCTCCAGCCCGGACTGCGCGCCCCGGAGGCCGAGGCGCTCCTCGCCGGACACGGCTTCACCCTCGGCCACTTCCCGCAGTCCTTCGAGTGGGCCACCATCGGCGGCTTCGCCGCGGCCCGCTCCAGCGGCCAGGCGTCCGCCGGATACGGCCGCTTCGACGAGATGGTCCTCGGCCTGACCCTCGCCACCCCCGAGGGCACCCTCGAGACCGGCCGCGCCCCGCGTTCCGCCGCAGGACCCGACCTGCGGCAGCTCATCCTCGGCTCCGAGGGCGCCTTCGGCGTCATCACCTCGGTCACCGTACGGATCCGCCCGCTGCCGCAGACACGGATCTACGAGGGCTGGCGGTTCGCCTCCTTCGAAGAGGGCGCCGCCGCGCTGCGCAGGCTCACCCAGGACGGCCCCCGGCCGACCGTGCTGCGCCTGTCCGACGAGACCGAGACCCTGATCGGCCTCACCCAGCCCGACGCCATCGGCGGCGACCTGTCCCAGAGCGGCGCCGGCTGCCTGGCCATCACCGGCTACGAGGGCACACCCGAGGACACCGCACAGCGCCGCGCACAGGGGGCGGCCGTCCTCACCGCCTGCGGCGGCACCCTCCTCGGCGCCGAACCCGGCGAACGCTGGGCGCACGGCCGCTACTCGGCGCCGTACCTGCGCGACGCCCTGCTCGACGTCGGCGCCTTCGCGGAAACCCTGGAGACCGCCGCCTTCTGGTCGCGCGTCCCCGAGCTGTACAGGGCCGTGCGCACGGCGCTCACCGACACCCTCACCCAGGCCGGCACCCCGCCCCTGGTGATGTGCCACATCTCCCACGTGTACGAGAACGGCGCCTCGCTGTACTTCACGGTCGTCAGCGCCCAGGGCGAGGACCCGGTGGCCCACTGGACGCCCGCCAAGCACGCGGCCAACGAGGCCGTGCTCGCGGCCGGCGGCACCATCTCCCACCACCACGGAGTCGGCACCGACCACCGCGACTGGTACGTCCGCGAGGCCGGACCGCTCGGCATCTCGGCGCTGCGGGCCGTCAAGCGCCGCCTGGACCCCGAGGGCCTGCTCAACCCCGGCGTCCTGCTCCCCGCCGACTGA